The following are from one region of the Hymenobacter radiodurans genome:
- a CDS encoding NAD(P)/FAD-dependent oxidoreductase, with the protein MLNTISTDICIIGAGPVGLFAVFEAGLLKLRCHVVDALPAVGGQLTEIYPKKPIYDIPGFPEVLAGDLVRNLMRQIEPFHPTFTLGERVERFAKLEDGSFQLFTTDGTEILCKAVAIAGGLGSFEPRKPAIDELERFEQGRGVYYMVRDPETFRDKRIVIAGGGDSALDWTIFLADIAKEVTLVHRGTTFRGAADSAEKVKNLHEAGRARLVLSSNVTHVHGIDNLEAVTITANDGTTESLPVDAFIPLFGLTPKLGPIGEWNLGLDNDAVQVDTLDYSTSVPGVYAIGDINTYPGKLKLILCGFHEAALMAQGAYKYMFPDKKYVLKYTTVNGVPTM; encoded by the coding sequence ATGCTGAATACTATTTCGACCGATATCTGTATTATCGGAGCTGGCCCGGTGGGGCTGTTTGCGGTGTTTGAGGCTGGGTTGTTGAAGTTGCGCTGCCATGTGGTAGACGCGCTGCCCGCCGTGGGAGGTCAACTGACCGAGATTTATCCGAAGAAGCCCATTTACGACATTCCCGGTTTTCCCGAGGTATTGGCTGGTGACTTGGTGCGCAACCTGATGCGTCAGATTGAGCCCTTTCACCCCACTTTCACCCTCGGTGAGCGGGTCGAGCGTTTCGCGAAGCTCGAAGATGGTTCGTTTCAGCTTTTCACTACCGATGGCACGGAGATTTTGTGCAAAGCCGTAGCTATCGCTGGTGGCCTGGGTTCGTTTGAGCCTCGCAAGCCGGCCATCGACGAGTTGGAGCGCTTTGAGCAGGGCCGCGGTGTATATTATATGGTGCGTGACCCCGAAACTTTCCGCGACAAGCGCATTGTGATTGCCGGCGGTGGCGACTCGGCGCTCGACTGGACTATTTTCCTGGCTGATATTGCCAAAGAAGTAACGCTGGTGCATCGCGGCACCACCTTCCGCGGCGCGGCCGATTCGGCGGAGAAGGTGAAGAACCTGCACGAAGCTGGTCGTGCCCGCTTGGTGCTGTCATCTAACGTGACCCACGTCCACGGCATTGACAACCTGGAGGCCGTGACTATCACCGCCAACGACGGCACTACTGAAAGCTTGCCCGTTGATGCCTTTATTCCGCTGTTTGGTCTCACGCCGAAGCTTGGCCCCATTGGCGAGTGGAACTTAGGCTTGGATAATGACGCGGTGCAGGTAGATACGCTGGACTACTCGACCTCCGTGCCGGGCGTGTACGCCATCGGTGACATCAACACATATCCGGGCAAGTTGAAACTGATTCTGTGCGGTTTTCACGAGGCTGCCCTCATGGCCCAGGGCGCTTACAAATACATGTTTCCGGATAAGAAGTATGTATTGAAGTACACGACTGTGAACGGCGTACCGACGATGTAA
- a CDS encoding cystathionine gamma-synthase, whose protein sequence is MKFGTKTIHAGVHPDPETGAIMTPIYQTSTYVQRSPGDHRGYEYSRTHNPTRTQLQDSLAALENGKHGLAFASGMAATDAIVKLLQPGDEVISTNDLYGGSYRIFTKVFAPLGIKFHFVPMHDMSAVREKVTERTKLIWVETPTNPLLNVIDIAAAAAVAKEAGALLVVDNTFATPYLQTPLDLGADMVMHSLTKYMGGHSDVVMGAIIVKDDELHERLRFLQNACGGTPGPQDCFLLLRGIKTLHIRMQRHCENGRAVAEFLKAHPKVEKVYWPGFTDHPNHDIAVKQMNDFGGMISFVLQGDRKEDAIAVLEKLELFALAESLGGVESLCGHPATMTHASIPAEERRKAGLSDSLIRLSVGIEDIEDLIEDLRQAIG, encoded by the coding sequence ATGAAATTCGGAACCAAGACCATCCACGCCGGCGTGCATCCTGATCCTGAGACAGGGGCCATCATGACGCCTATCTACCAGACTTCAACCTATGTGCAGCGCTCGCCCGGCGACCACCGCGGCTATGAGTACTCCCGCACGCACAACCCCACCCGCACCCAGCTTCAGGACTCGCTGGCCGCTCTCGAAAACGGTAAGCACGGCTTGGCGTTCGCCTCCGGCATGGCTGCCACCGACGCTATTGTCAAGCTGCTTCAGCCCGGCGACGAGGTAATCTCTACTAACGACCTGTATGGTGGCAGCTACCGCATTTTTACCAAGGTATTTGCCCCCCTGGGTATTAAATTTCACTTCGTGCCCATGCACGACATGAGCGCCGTGCGCGAGAAGGTAACTGAGCGCACCAAGCTGATTTGGGTAGAAACGCCCACCAACCCGCTGCTCAACGTGATTGATATTGCCGCCGCCGCTGCCGTAGCCAAAGAAGCCGGTGCTCTGCTGGTAGTGGATAATACCTTCGCCACGCCCTATTTGCAAACTCCTCTCGACCTGGGGGCCGATATGGTAATGCACTCGCTAACCAAATATATGGGCGGCCACTCTGATGTGGTAATGGGGGCAATCATCGTGAAGGACGACGAATTGCATGAGCGCCTGCGCTTCCTGCAAAATGCCTGCGGTGGCACGCCCGGTCCTCAGGATTGCTTCCTGTTGCTGCGCGGCATTAAAACGTTGCATATCCGCATGCAACGCCACTGCGAAAATGGTCGCGCCGTCGCGGAGTTTTTGAAAGCGCACCCCAAAGTGGAGAAAGTGTACTGGCCCGGTTTTACTGATCATCCTAACCACGATATCGCGGTCAAGCAGATGAATGACTTCGGTGGTATGATCAGCTTCGTGCTTCAGGGCGACCGCAAGGAAGACGCCATTGCCGTGCTCGAAAAGCTGGAACTGTTTGCCCTTGCCGAGAGCCTTGGTGGCGTAGAAAGCCTCTGCGGCCACCCAGCCACCATGACTCACGCCAGCATTCCAGCCGAGGAGCGTCGCAAAGCTGGGCTCTCTGACTCGCTTATCCGCCTCAGCGTAGGTATTGAGGATATTGAGGACCTGATCGAAGACTTGCGCCAGGCCATAGGCTAA
- a CDS encoding 2Fe-2S iron-sulfur cluster-binding protein, whose amino-acid sequence MTDATEVRVYVEEAPGQRREIEAPTDMSLSLMEVLKASGYDIQATCGGMALCATCHVEVLAGPALDEPGDEEMYMLETLPVLSPGSRLSCQIRITPRLDGLVVRLMPII is encoded by the coding sequence ATGACTGACGCTACCGAAGTTCGAGTATACGTGGAGGAGGCCCCCGGCCAGCGGCGCGAAATAGAGGCCCCTACCGACATGAGCCTTAGCTTGATGGAGGTACTTAAGGCCAGCGGCTACGATATTCAGGCTACCTGCGGCGGTATGGCTCTGTGCGCCACCTGTCATGTAGAAGTGCTAGCCGGTCCGGCCCTCGACGAGCCCGGCGACGAAGAGATGTATATGCTCGAAACGCTGCCCGTACTCAGCCCCGGCAGCCGTCTTTCCTGCCAAATCCGCATTACGCCCCGCCTCGATGGGCTGGTAGTGCGGCTGATGCCCATTATCTAA
- a CDS encoding MG2 domain-containing protein: protein MRLFGLLFLLVLVMISPTSTSAPDPKKWRQIDALLAKDQTASAAKLVDEIYRQARQRQDTPEYLRAVLYKLRLLEEKEEDAQEKAIALVEADLKTAKFPARPILHSLLAQLYARYYDEHRYQLYDRTTQASPDSVDIRTWDAARLGSAVVRHYRASVADEPQRLQQMTLKELGYAVRLGDAEGQALRPTLYDLLAHRAVSGLENDEFYITTPAQQFELQDKTLFGPATEFANLKLSAPAADSLNGQFHALQILQQLTAFRLQANNPAALADVELERLRFVHEHTELNTNDELYQAALARSAESFKALPISTRFLAEQAESLEESEPVKARAIALEAEKRFPKSLGGQKALALRRKIEAVEVAFTTEEVLLPNQAWLLKLDVRNAPKLYAKAYRMSTALASRMQEQPELFRNQEWRKIHARALNGAPVGAWTLALPGPTDYKSHSIQNAGPALPLGRYLIVVSTAADNPTQKRAGVTTVFAELSVSELGQLRRRDSDQEGAELLVLHRQSGQALAGVQVVPFFQYYDQASRDYKRRRGDALTTSAEGLTRIALGLKTGDNTQLGGILLTKGRDSLLVTEGGYYFPRRSRNPEPEQAERQAFLYTDRAIYRPGQTLYFKGIVTESLAGKSRLLTKEAVSVRLQDVNGQTVQTLPFTTSAFGSFHGSIVLPTGLLNGEMSLQTDYGSVSFAVEDYKRPTFQVTFEPVQGTPVLGQEITMRGKATAYAGQPIDGAAVSYRVTRRTLWPMFGRGIGGGRPEMEILSGTTQTDSVGAFW, encoded by the coding sequence ATGCGTCTTTTTGGCTTATTATTTTTGCTGGTACTCGTCATGATTAGCCCCACTTCTACCTCGGCGCCCGACCCCAAAAAATGGCGCCAGATTGACGCGTTGTTAGCCAAAGATCAAACGGCCTCGGCGGCCAAGCTCGTCGATGAGATTTACCGCCAGGCCCGGCAGCGCCAGGATACGCCGGAGTACCTGCGGGCCGTACTGTATAAGCTGCGGCTGCTGGAAGAAAAGGAAGAAGACGCGCAGGAAAAGGCTATTGCCTTGGTGGAGGCTGATCTAAAAACGGCCAAATTTCCCGCTAGGCCCATCCTGCATAGTTTGCTGGCCCAACTCTACGCCCGGTACTACGACGAGCACCGCTACCAGCTCTACGACCGTACCACCCAGGCCAGCCCCGACTCAGTTGATATTCGCACCTGGGATGCCGCCCGCCTGGGCAGCGCCGTGGTGCGCCACTACCGCGCTTCCGTGGCCGATGAGCCCCAGCGCCTGCAACAAATGACGCTAAAGGAGCTGGGCTACGCCGTACGTTTGGGCGATGCGGAAGGCCAAGCGCTGCGCCCCACGCTCTATGATTTGCTGGCTCACCGAGCCGTTTCGGGCCTGGAAAACGATGAATTCTACATTACAACGCCCGCCCAGCAGTTCGAGCTTCAGGATAAAACGCTGTTTGGCCCCGCCACCGAGTTTGCTAATTTAAAGCTGAGTGCGCCGGCCGCCGATTCACTGAACGGACAGTTTCATGCCCTACAAATATTGCAGCAGCTCACGGCTTTTCGTCTGCAAGCCAACAACCCAGCGGCCCTGGCCGACGTGGAGCTGGAACGCCTGCGCTTCGTGCACGAGCATACAGAGCTAAATACCAACGACGAGCTATACCAGGCCGCCCTAGCCCGTAGCGCAGAATCGTTTAAAGCCCTGCCCATATCCACCCGGTTTCTGGCCGAGCAGGCTGAAAGCCTTGAAGAAAGTGAGCCAGTCAAGGCCCGAGCAATAGCTCTGGAAGCCGAGAAACGCTTTCCAAAGTCACTTGGGGGGCAAAAAGCCTTGGCGCTCCGGCGTAAAATAGAGGCGGTGGAAGTAGCCTTTACTACAGAGGAGGTGCTACTGCCAAATCAGGCGTGGCTGCTGAAGCTGGACGTGCGCAACGCCCCCAAGCTCTACGCGAAGGCGTACCGGATGAGCACGGCTTTAGCCAGTCGTATGCAGGAGCAGCCTGAGTTATTCCGAAACCAGGAGTGGCGAAAAATACACGCTCGCGCCTTGAATGGTGCGCCAGTAGGAGCCTGGACACTAGCCTTGCCTGGCCCCACTGATTACAAAAGCCACTCGATACAAAATGCCGGGCCAGCGCTGCCGCTGGGGCGTTATCTTATCGTGGTAAGCACGGCGGCCGACAATCCTACCCAAAAGCGCGCTGGAGTTACCACCGTGTTCGCAGAGTTGAGCGTGAGCGAGTTAGGCCAGCTGCGTCGTCGCGACTCTGACCAGGAAGGAGCGGAACTGCTGGTGTTGCACCGTCAAAGCGGACAAGCACTGGCTGGGGTGCAGGTGGTGCCTTTTTTTCAATACTATGATCAAGCGAGCCGCGACTACAAGCGCCGTCGCGGGGACGCGCTTACTACCTCCGCCGAAGGGCTGACTCGCATAGCGCTAGGACTCAAAACGGGGGACAATACCCAGCTGGGGGGCATTTTGCTTACCAAAGGCCGCGACTCATTGCTGGTAACGGAAGGTGGCTATTACTTCCCGCGTCGCAGCCGCAACCCCGAGCCAGAGCAGGCCGAGCGGCAGGCGTTTCTGTACACCGACCGCGCGATCTATCGGCCCGGCCAAACGCTGTACTTCAAAGGCATTGTGACCGAAAGCCTGGCCGGCAAATCGCGGTTGCTAACCAAGGAAGCTGTATCGGTGCGGCTACAGGACGTGAATGGACAAACCGTGCAAACGCTGCCCTTCACCACGTCCGCGTTCGGTTCTTTTCACGGCTCCATCGTGCTGCCCACGGGCCTGTTGAATGGCGAAATGAGCCTGCAAACCGACTATGGCAGCGTCAGCTTTGCCGTTGAAGACTACAAACGGCCCACGTTTCAGGTTACGTTTGAGCCGGTGCAAGGCACGCCAGTGCTGGGCCAGGAGATAACCATGCGCGGCAAAGCCACTGCCTACGCCGGCCAGCCGATAGATGGCGCCGCGGTAAGCTACCGCGTCACGCGCCGTACGCTGTGGCCCATGTTTGGCCGGGGCATTGGAGGCGGGCGGCCCGAGATGGAGATTTTGAGTGGCACAACCCAAACCGATTCGGTGGGGGCTTTTTGGTAA
- a CDS encoding alpha-2-macroglobulin family protein: MLPNRLLVTESLPLPIVGPTTREFELKKLTSTTSPTRRNYSLTLEMTQNPAWYAVQALPYLMEYPYECSEQIFSRLYANLLAAKILQSNPRLKTTLAEWKRAAQAGDKAALASKLEQNQELKSLLLQETPWVRDAQSDTERMRRLTELFDEPRLQAETTRALAKLAQMQQPNGAFPWFEKMPDDRYITQLIVTGFGKLNKLGAFDATKNETGGQILRKALAYLDEQLQRDYDALRKQPKVDLKQNHLTDLHIQALYGRSFWPNEAVAKSAQPAYNYYHQQAATYWPAQTRYLQAQTALALHRDKTAPTAVRNILQALTENALHSPELGMYWKEVRGGYYWREAPTETQATLIEAYDEVQNDQKSVDEMKLWLLKQKQTQNWESTRATADACYALLLRGSDWLQPAQPIQVTVGGAPVQPTTQQAGTGYFKTTFPSASIKPTQGKVTVKKTDAGVAWGALYWQYFEQLDKITPAATPLQLERQLFRERRTAAGPVLEPLTAGTLLRVGEVLVVRLTLRTDRTLEYVHLKDQRAAGLELISQVSGYRYQGGLGYYESPRDAATNFFMGQLPKGTHTFEYRLRAAQSGNFSGGLSQIQCLYAPEFTSHSAGQRLQIGSN, translated from the coding sequence GTGCTACCCAACCGCCTGCTCGTGACGGAAAGCCTGCCGCTGCCGATTGTGGGGCCAACTACGCGGGAGTTTGAGTTGAAAAAGCTAACCAGCACTACCTCGCCCACGCGCCGCAATTATTCGCTCACGCTGGAAATGACCCAGAACCCCGCGTGGTACGCGGTGCAGGCGCTGCCGTATTTGATGGAGTACCCATACGAGTGCTCGGAGCAAATCTTCAGTCGGCTGTACGCCAATCTTTTGGCAGCGAAAATTCTGCAAAGCAACCCGCGCCTCAAAACAACCTTAGCCGAGTGGAAGCGTGCCGCCCAGGCCGGCGACAAAGCAGCGCTGGCCAGCAAACTGGAGCAAAACCAAGAGCTGAAGAGTCTGCTGCTGCAGGAAACGCCTTGGGTGCGCGACGCCCAGTCGGATACGGAGCGCATGCGCCGCCTCACGGAGCTGTTCGACGAGCCGCGCCTGCAAGCCGAAACTACCCGCGCTCTCGCCAAGCTGGCCCAAATGCAGCAACCCAACGGCGCGTTTCCTTGGTTTGAGAAGATGCCCGACGACCGCTACATCACCCAGCTCATCGTGACCGGGTTCGGCAAGCTGAATAAGCTCGGAGCTTTCGATGCCACCAAAAACGAGACTGGGGGGCAAATTTTGCGCAAAGCCCTTGCTTACCTCGACGAGCAGCTACAGCGCGACTACGATGCCCTGCGCAAGCAGCCAAAAGTTGACCTCAAGCAAAACCACCTGACTGACCTGCACATTCAGGCTTTATATGGCCGTAGCTTCTGGCCCAATGAAGCTGTAGCGAAGTCAGCGCAGCCAGCCTACAATTACTACCATCAGCAAGCCGCCACCTATTGGCCCGCCCAAACCCGCTACCTGCAAGCCCAGACGGCACTGGCCCTGCACCGCGACAAAACGGCCCCCACCGCCGTGCGCAACATTTTGCAGGCCCTCACCGAAAACGCCCTGCACTCGCCGGAGCTGGGAATGTATTGGAAGGAAGTACGCGGCGGCTATTACTGGCGTGAGGCGCCCACCGAAACCCAGGCAACATTAATTGAAGCCTACGACGAAGTACAGAATGACCAGAAATCGGTGGATGAAATGAAGCTGTGGCTACTCAAACAAAAGCAAACCCAGAACTGGGAAAGTACCCGCGCCACCGCCGATGCCTGCTACGCCCTGCTCCTGCGCGGCTCCGACTGGCTGCAACCTGCCCAGCCCATTCAGGTAACAGTAGGCGGCGCGCCAGTGCAGCCCACCACCCAGCAGGCTGGCACCGGCTATTTCAAAACCACATTCCCAAGCGCCAGCATCAAGCCGACCCAAGGGAAGGTGACCGTAAAAAAGACCGATGCAGGCGTAGCCTGGGGGGCGCTTTACTGGCAATACTTCGAGCAACTGGATAAAATAACGCCTGCCGCCACCCCATTACAGCTGGAGCGTCAGTTGTTTAGGGAGCGGCGCACGGCCGCTGGCCCAGTGCTCGAACCGCTCACGGCCGGTACGCTATTACGAGTAGGGGAGGTGCTGGTAGTGCGCCTGACCCTCCGCACCGACCGCACCCTAGAGTACGTGCATCTGAAAGACCAACGCGCCGCCGGACTGGAGCTAATCAGCCAGGTATCGGGCTACCGGTATCAGGGAGGGCTGGGCTATTATGAGAGTCCGCGTGATGCCGCTACCAACTTTTTTATGGGCCAGTTACCGAAGGGAACGCACACATTTGAGTACCGACTGCGGGCAGCTCAAAGCGGTAATTTCTCGGGTGGTCTGAGTCAGATTCAGTGCCTTTACGCCCCTGAGTTTACGAGCCATTCGGCCGGCCAACGACTACAGATTGGGTCTAACTAA
- a CDS encoding DoxX-like family protein → MRATSKLSADFLPPTLSTYLLFPLPSCRASPTFLQSFATRPALLKNPPIYVETLIRCPMDALWDHTQQPDLHQQWDLRFTEIRYLPRSVDSEPQRFLYATRIGFGLGVAGRGESVGTKEKNGERTSVLKFWSDEWLSLIQTGAGYWKYVPTPEGLRFLTGYDYQTRFGAPGRVLDRLAFRPLMGWATAWSFDCLRLWLEKGIKPSASIRLAIIQLVVRLVLSFCWIYQGVVPKLLYPDTGELSILQGAGFTAEAARYVASAVGVGEIVFGLLFWLLPLRYLRPVYWLNMLGLVVLGLGAIFSQPAIFVAPFNPVTLNASMLVLAAVGLLSLDDLPSARNCLRQPPPMAPV, encoded by the coding sequence ATGCGTGCCACCTCAAAGCTGAGCGCTGATTTTCTGCCTCCAACGCTCAGTACTTATCTGTTATTTCCCTTGCCTTCCTGCCGCGCTTCGCCTACCTTTCTTCAGTCGTTTGCTACCCGGCCCGCACTTTTGAAAAACCCGCCTATCTACGTTGAAACCCTGATCCGCTGTCCTATGGACGCGCTCTGGGATCATACCCAGCAACCCGACTTACATCAGCAGTGGGATTTGCGCTTTACCGAGATTCGCTACCTGCCCCGCTCTGTAGATTCTGAGCCCCAACGGTTTCTGTACGCTACGCGCATCGGCTTTGGCTTGGGCGTGGCTGGTCGGGGTGAAAGTGTAGGCACCAAGGAGAAAAATGGCGAGCGTACTTCGGTGCTTAAGTTCTGGTCGGATGAGTGGCTTTCGCTAATCCAAACCGGGGCTGGCTATTGGAAATACGTCCCGACGCCGGAGGGCCTGCGCTTTCTTACGGGCTACGATTATCAGACGCGTTTTGGGGCGCCCGGCCGCGTGCTCGACCGACTTGCGTTTCGGCCCCTTATGGGCTGGGCTACCGCCTGGAGCTTCGATTGTCTGCGGCTCTGGCTAGAGAAGGGAATCAAGCCAAGTGCTTCTATTCGCCTGGCAATTATTCAGCTAGTAGTTCGGTTGGTCTTAAGCTTTTGCTGGATATATCAGGGCGTAGTGCCCAAACTGCTTTACCCGGATACCGGTGAGCTAAGTATTCTGCAAGGCGCGGGCTTCACGGCTGAAGCCGCCCGATACGTGGCAAGCGCGGTGGGCGTGGGTGAAATCGTGTTTGGCTTACTATTCTGGCTGCTGCCGCTACGGTATTTGCGGCCTGTGTATTGGCTGAATATGCTAGGGCTCGTGGTATTGGGACTGGGGGCCATTTTTAGCCAGCCGGCCATTTTCGTGGCGCCTTTTAATCCCGTTACGCTCAACGCTTCTATGCTGGTGCTGGCCGCCGTGGGGCTGCTTAGCCTCGATGATTTGCCGAGTGCCCGCAATTGCCTTCGCCAGCCGCCACCCATGGCACCAGTCTGA
- a CDS encoding alpha-2-macroglobulin family protein has translation MAKGEELGQSKRGPWEPGYVFEITADVTDAAGETRTGKEQVSIGKEALTLRLELPELLNREKMPPIRLFSTNATGEAQPARGTLSLYRLTPPARALRPRVWERPEREALSPEEFKRLFPLDAYAKEDNDSTWTRTLVLTQAFDTEKSTLLPALNVALGQQQPGRYLLEATAATNATGQPAKTEQRFTLYASSAKTLPIPTPDWFISLQDSVVPGQPARFLIGSSEAGARVLLEAEAKGESLRREWLTLTAGEQRLIEIPVPASLGETQLYVHTTQVRDNRLYTHTAPVQIATPPMPLVLSIATFRDKLQPGQRETWRVTIHQTNGKPADAELLATLYDQSLDAFRPHSFRALEFPKPYQPAMLAWQGQFETKESTELMNQNVAGPNVRDIAYPHINMWGFDGEDVEQYDVERKASTTKFTPPVIKRDEEMMVTSGNAAPQMAKMRMAPPPPPRDGSAEMMDEIPDEEVLRDKPREVDFSAIQARKDFRETAFWLPELRTNAQGETVLEFQMPEAVTRWQLLALAHDQQLHSGLLRRELVTQKQLQVTPNAPRFFREGDQLRLTAKLSNLTDQPMQGTAQLFLLDTRTQQPLEGTVLKSAATLNFDLKANQSNALAWNLAIPETAEGRVPLEAITYRVVAQTTASKQSKRKAKKAPRPPFTPMGRKTRCLCYPTACS, from the coding sequence GTGGCCAAAGGCGAGGAACTTGGCCAAAGCAAGCGCGGCCCCTGGGAGCCCGGCTACGTGTTTGAAATAACCGCCGACGTAACCGACGCAGCCGGCGAAACCCGCACCGGCAAGGAGCAGGTGAGTATTGGGAAGGAAGCCCTGACATTGCGCCTGGAACTGCCCGAGTTGCTGAACCGCGAAAAAATGCCCCCCATTCGGCTGTTCAGCACCAACGCCACGGGCGAAGCCCAGCCCGCCCGCGGCACGCTGAGCCTTTACCGCCTCACGCCACCCGCCCGCGCCCTGCGCCCCCGGGTCTGGGAGCGGCCCGAGCGTGAAGCGCTGAGCCCGGAGGAGTTTAAGCGCCTGTTTCCGCTGGATGCTTACGCCAAGGAAGACAACGACAGCACCTGGACCCGTACGCTGGTGCTAACCCAGGCATTTGATACCGAAAAATCGACACTCCTGCCTGCGCTCAATGTCGCGCTGGGCCAGCAGCAGCCCGGTCGCTACCTGCTGGAAGCCACAGCCGCAACCAACGCAACGGGGCAGCCAGCCAAGACGGAGCAACGATTCACCCTGTATGCGTCTTCGGCCAAAACACTGCCTATTCCTACGCCTGATTGGTTTATCTCGCTGCAGGACAGCGTAGTGCCCGGCCAGCCGGCCCGTTTCCTGATAGGCAGCTCGGAAGCGGGAGCACGCGTGTTGCTGGAAGCGGAGGCTAAGGGCGAAAGCCTGCGCCGCGAATGGCTCACGCTAACGGCGGGCGAACAGCGGCTCATAGAAATTCCGGTGCCGGCTAGCCTCGGCGAAACCCAGCTCTACGTGCATACCACGCAGGTGCGCGACAATCGCCTGTACACGCACACGGCGCCGGTGCAGATAGCCACGCCGCCCATGCCGCTCGTGCTCAGCATCGCCACCTTCCGTGACAAGCTACAACCCGGCCAGCGCGAAACCTGGCGCGTTACCATCCATCAAACCAATGGGAAGCCCGCCGATGCGGAGCTGCTCGCCACGCTCTACGACCAGTCGCTGGATGCCTTCCGTCCGCATTCATTTAGGGCGCTGGAGTTTCCAAAGCCCTATCAGCCGGCTATGCTGGCGTGGCAGGGCCAGTTTGAAACGAAAGAGTCAACTGAGCTGATGAATCAGAATGTGGCAGGGCCTAATGTGCGGGACATTGCTTATCCGCATATCAATATGTGGGGTTTCGATGGAGAAGATGTGGAGCAGTATGACGTAGAGCGAAAGGCGAGTACTACTAAATTTACTCCGCCAGTGATAAAGCGCGACGAGGAAATGATGGTGACTAGTGGTAATGCAGCACCACAGATGGCAAAGATGCGTATGGCTCCACCGCCTCCGCCTAGGGATGGAAGTGCAGAAATGATGGATGAAATTCCAGATGAAGAAGTGCTTAGAGATAAGCCTCGCGAGGTAGACTTTTCGGCCATCCAAGCCCGTAAAGACTTCCGCGAAACGGCCTTCTGGCTGCCCGAACTACGCACCAATGCCCAGGGCGAAACTGTGCTGGAATTCCAGATGCCCGAAGCCGTGACGCGCTGGCAGCTGCTGGCTCTGGCCCACGACCAGCAACTGCACAGCGGCCTGCTGCGCCGGGAGCTAGTGACGCAAAAGCAGCTACAAGTAACGCCCAACGCCCCGCGCTTCTTCCGCGAAGGTGATCAACTACGGCTCACCGCCAAGCTCAGCAACCTCACCGACCAGCCCATGCAAGGCACGGCCCAGCTGTTTCTACTCGATACTCGCACCCAGCAGCCATTGGAAGGCACCGTTCTCAAAAGCGCGGCTACCCTCAACTTTGACCTGAAGGCCAACCAAAGCAACGCCCTGGCCTGGAACCTCGCCATTCCGGAAACCGCCGAAGGGCGGGTGCCGCTGGAGGCCATTACCTACCGTGTAGTGGCCCAGACAACAGCTTCGAAGCAATCCAAACGCAAAGCCAAAAAAGCCCCCAGGCCGCCGTTTACTCCGATGGGGAGGAAAACACGCTGCCTGTGCTACCCAACCGCCTGCTCGTGA
- a CDS encoding TVP38/TMEM64 family protein encodes MSVLKELFQKNASTLVSMFLLVALPVLGSSSLTFLLYRNQALLQQLTPAQTALYFVVIAFTMAFAFTPTTFVALVTGFYFGWAGLPGMVVAYALAALVGYQIASSLDHGRMLSFLRHFPKADAVMRELKTESWQLIVLTRISPVLPFALMTFVLAVMRIDRRKFLLASVVGMLPRSLFFYWLGTKAQDVISLVSDPDTGTAGKLLVIGLIIVSVFGLYYLFNRALKRALNRNPEKTVEK; translated from the coding sequence ATGTCTGTACTCAAAGAGCTTTTCCAAAAAAACGCGTCTACGCTGGTTTCCATGTTTTTGCTGGTGGCCTTGCCGGTGTTGGGTAGCTCTTCGCTCACTTTCCTGCTCTACCGCAATCAGGCGCTATTGCAGCAGCTCACGCCCGCCCAGACTGCGCTTTATTTCGTGGTCATTGCCTTTACGATGGCCTTTGCCTTCACGCCTACCACGTTTGTGGCGCTGGTCACGGGGTTCTATTTTGGCTGGGCTGGGTTGCCAGGCATGGTGGTGGCGTACGCGCTGGCCGCGCTGGTCGGCTATCAGATAGCCAGTTCATTGGACCACGGCCGTATGCTCAGCTTTCTGCGTCACTTTCCTAAAGCCGATGCGGTAATGCGGGAGTTGAAAACTGAAAGCTGGCAGCTCATCGTGCTTACCCGCATCTCGCCGGTGCTGCCGTTTGCCCTTATGACGTTCGTGCTGGCCGTGATGCGCATCGACCGGCGCAAGTTTCTGCTGGCCTCGGTGGTGGGCATGCTACCGCGCAGCCTGTTTTTCTATTGGCTGGGTACGAAGGCGCAGGATGTCATCAGCCTCGTTAGCGACCCCGACACGGGTACGGCAGGTAAGCTGCTGGTAATTGGACTGATTATCGTATCGGTTTTTGGGCTTTACTACCTCTTCAACCGCGCCTTAAAACGGGCCTTGAACCGCAACCCCGAAAAAACCGTTGAAAAATAA